In Sodalis ligni, a single genomic region encodes these proteins:
- a CDS encoding helix-turn-helix domain-containing protein, whose amino-acid sequence MIGNRLKRARLAAGLSQTKLGLAAGIEPDSAQQRVSQYESGRSIPQFQLACRFADVLNVPDCYFYIRSEDFAEKVLDLYLSEK is encoded by the coding sequence ATGATTGGGAATCGATTGAAGCGGGCGCGGCTGGCTGCCGGGCTTTCGCAAACTAAGCTGGGATTAGCAGCGGGCATTGAGCCTGATAGCGCTCAACAGCGTGTATCACAGTATGAAAGCGGGCGTTCAATCCCCCAATTCCAGCTTGCTTGCCGGTTTGCGGACGTGCTGAATGTACCCGACTGCTATTTTTATATCCGGAGCGAAGATTTTGCTGAAAAAGTGCTAGACCTTTACCTTAGCGAAAAGTGA
- a CDS encoding DUF6880 family protein: MTPELQRRLKEATEEQLRKLVEAAYGINTDVDQRIESILLGSDLHALAHQLKDRINSIARSDRYIDYQQAAEFSRTLNILVEDIARLIEAAPRQAFELIDSFMSIHERIYERVDDSGGDIGGSYSQALEVWLKAARCWRGSGDCPLDLTAVLTARHNDNGYAVWDDVIAKSGDLLTKDELMQLSGRFENVYHQAQAAPSDRDYNSGTAKAALGIAAVAKALGDVNMFERYILMRSPKPNELQKQSIINFCLSVNDGESALKWLQGTWDKRFASERLSLLDATYTLLGRHHELLALRREAYQRSPDHWRLKALLEILPENEKPGVEAQAIINALKISHLQVRIDTLIACHGITEAKEQLLKHIAQLNVFYGTLLDWAEVFHQAQEHLAEAACYRLLIEDILASGRSKAYHHAEDYYRQLARLDAEIERYDPLPSWQEYQVKLRQQHGRKKSFWQRAV, translated from the coding sequence TTGACACCGGAATTACAACGCCGATTAAAAGAGGCCACTGAAGAACAGTTAAGAAAGCTGGTTGAGGCCGCGTACGGTATTAATACTGACGTCGATCAGCGGATAGAGAGCATTTTGCTCGGCAGCGATCTACACGCGCTTGCGCATCAGCTGAAAGACCGTATTAATTCCATTGCCCGCAGCGATCGCTATATCGATTATCAGCAGGCCGCTGAATTCAGCCGGACGTTGAATATCTTGGTTGAGGATATTGCCCGATTGATTGAGGCTGCGCCCAGACAGGCATTTGAGTTGATCGACAGCTTTATGTCTATCCACGAACGCATTTACGAACGGGTCGATGATTCCGGCGGCGATATCGGCGGCAGCTATAGCCAGGCATTAGAGGTCTGGCTGAAGGCGGCACGTTGCTGGCGGGGAAGCGGCGATTGTCCGCTGGATTTGACAGCTGTATTGACGGCACGCCATAACGACAACGGTTACGCCGTGTGGGATGATGTCATCGCCAAAAGCGGTGACCTGTTAACAAAAGATGAGTTGATGCAATTATCCGGACGTTTTGAAAATGTATATCACCAGGCACAGGCGGCTCCATCTGATCGAGATTATAATTCTGGGACTGCCAAGGCCGCGCTGGGTATTGCGGCGGTGGCTAAAGCCTTGGGTGATGTCAACATGTTCGAGCGTTATATACTCATGCGTTCGCCAAAGCCAAATGAATTACAAAAACAAAGCATCATCAACTTTTGTCTGAGCGTAAATGATGGCGAATCCGCGTTGAAATGGCTGCAGGGAACATGGGATAAGCGTTTTGCATCTGAAAGGTTAAGCTTACTGGACGCGACTTATACACTGCTGGGCCGTCATCACGAACTGCTGGCACTGCGGCGCGAAGCCTATCAACGATCCCCCGATCACTGGCGCCTCAAGGCATTGTTGGAAATATTGCCGGAAAATGAAAAACCGGGAGTGGAAGCACAGGCAATTATAAACGCCTTGAAAATCTCTCATCTTCAAGTACGTATCGATACGCTGATCGCCTGTCATGGGATAACAGAAGCAAAAGAGCAGCTTCTCAAGCATATTGCGCAACTGAACGTTTTTTACGGCACGCTGCTTGATTGGGCAGAGGTATTCCATCAGGCACAAGAACACCTGGCCGAGGCGGCGTGCTATCGGTTGCTTATCGAGGACATTCTTGCGTCCGGGCGCAGCAAAGCCTATCACCACGCGGAAGATTACTATCGACAGCTGGCCCGGCTGGATGCAGAGATAGAACGGTATGATCCCCTGCCCTCTTGGCAGGAGTATCAGGTTAAGCTTCGGCAACAGCACGGACGGAAAAAGTCTTTTTGGCAGCGAGCAGTATAA
- a CDS encoding type II toxin-antitoxin system HicB family antitoxin: MLYPVAIDKGKSSIGVRVPDIPGCFSGGNDFNDAIESVREAIEAHIELLLEDGEPVPQATSIDNYLADLEYEGVIWAVVDVDLTRLMGKSEKINVTLPSLLIRRIDQFVANHPEYGSRSGFLSQIAVDKIVSMPKL, encoded by the coding sequence ATGTTATATCCAGTTGCTATTGATAAAGGCAAATCATCTATTGGCGTTCGTGTGCCTGATATTCCTGGATGTTTTTCGGGTGGTAATGATTTTAATGATGCTATTGAAAGCGTTCGCGAAGCCATCGAGGCACATATTGAACTGTTACTCGAGGATGGAGAGCCTGTGCCGCAAGCAACCAGTATTGATAACTACCTGGCTGACTTGGAGTATGAAGGGGTTATCTGGGCGGTAGTCGATGTGGATTTGACCCGTTTAATGGGCAAATCCGAGAAAATAAATGTCACACTGCCATCATTACTGATTCGTCGCATCGATCAGTTTGTTGCCAACCATCCGGAATACGGAAGCCGTTCAGGTTTTCTTTCACAGATCGCAGTGGATAAGATTGTGTCCATGCCGAAGCTGTAA
- a CDS encoding DUF6880 family protein: protein MTPELKRRLKEATEEQLKMLVEATYGINTDVDQRIKSFLLGSDPQALAHQLQDRIHSIARSKRYIDYHEAAEFSRTLDILVEDIARLIEAAPKQAFELINSFMSIHERIYQRVDDSGGDIGGSYTQALEVWLKAAHYWRESGDCPLDWTAELMARHSGDSYIVWDGLIAKSGALLTKDELLQLSGRFENAFKQAQAAPSKRGFNFGAIKAALGIKAVAQALRDANMLARSVLISSPRPDELQKQSIVEFCLKVNDGESALKWLQETWDTCFEPERLRLLDATYTLLGRHQELLELRREAYRLSPDHLRLKALLKILPENEKPAIEAQAMINALKIPHLQLRIDTLIACHGITEAKEQLLTHFAQLNVFYGTLLDWAEVFHQAQEPLAEAACYRLLIEDILASGRSKTYHHAEDYYRQLARLDTDIEQYDPLPSWQEYQVTLRQQHGRKSLLAAAKLNSLTI, encoded by the coding sequence TTGACACCGGAATTAAAACGCCGCTTAAAAGAGGCTACTGAAGAACAGTTAAAAATGCTGGTGGAGGCCACGTACGGTATTAATACTGACGTCGATCAGCGGATAAAGAGCTTTTTACTCGGCAGCGATCCACAAGCGCTAGCGCATCAGCTGCAAGACCGTATCCATTCCATTGCCCGCAGTAAGCGCTATATCGATTATCATGAGGCCGCTGAATTCAGCCGGACGCTGGATATCCTGGTTGAGGATATTGCCCGGTTGATTGAGGCTGCGCCCAAACAGGCATTTGAGTTGATCAACAGTTTTATGTCTATCCACGAACGTATTTACCAACGGGTGGATGATTCCGGCGGCGATATCGGCGGCAGCTATACCCAGGCATTAGAGGTCTGGCTGAAGGCGGCACATTATTGGCGGGAAAGCGGTGACTGTCCGTTGGACTGGACAGCTGAATTGATGGCACGCCATAGCGGCGATAGTTACATCGTTTGGGATGGGTTAATCGCCAAAAGCGGAGCACTGTTAACTAAAGATGAATTGCTGCAATTATCCGGGCGTTTTGAAAATGCATTCAAGCAGGCGCAGGCCGCGCCCTCGAAACGAGGTTTCAACTTTGGGGCGATCAAGGCCGCGCTAGGTATCAAAGCAGTGGCGCAAGCCCTGAGGGATGCCAATATGCTCGCGCGTTCTGTATTAATCAGTTCGCCAAGACCAGATGAATTGCAAAAACAAAGCATTGTCGAGTTTTGTCTGAAAGTAAATGATGGCGAATCCGCGTTGAAGTGGCTACAGGAAACATGGGACACGTGTTTTGAGCCTGAAAGGCTGAGATTACTGGACGCTACCTATACGCTGCTTGGCCGTCATCAGGAACTGCTGGAACTGCGGCGTGAAGCCTACCGACTGTCCCCCGATCATTTGCGCCTTAAGGCATTGCTGAAAATATTGCCGGAAAATGAAAAACCGGCAATTGAAGCACAGGCTATGATAAACGCCTTGAAAATACCTCATCTTCAATTACGTATCGATACGCTGATCGCCTGTCATGGGATAACAGAAGCAAAAGAGCAGCTTCTCACGCATTTTGCGCAATTGAACGTTTTTTACGGCACGTTGCTTGATTGGGCAGAGGTATTCCATCAGGCACAAGAACCTCTGGCCGAGGCGGCGTGTTATCGGTTGCTTATCGAGGACATTCTTGCGTCCGGGCGCAGCAAAACCTATCACCACGCGGAAGATTACTATCGACAGCTGGCCCGGCTGGATACAGATATAGAACAGTATGATCCCCTGCCCTCTTGGCAGGAGTATCAGGTTACACTGCGGCAGCAGCACGGGCGGAAAAGTCTTTTGGCAGCGGCTAAATTAAACAGCCTTACCATTTGA
- a CDS encoding SymE family type I addiction module toxin — protein sequence MAKKHIKSEPRTSQAKVDTRYYTVSYVPNGGMPNAAPALMLKGRWLHQCGFTTGKKVTVTVKNGQLIIDTELLV from the coding sequence ATGGCTAAAAAGCATATTAAGTCAGAACCGCGTACATCCCAAGCAAAAGTTGATACCCGTTATTATACTGTTAGCTACGTTCCAAATGGCGGTATGCCCAATGCTGCGCCGGCATTGATGCTAAAAGGCCGTTGGCTGCATCAGTGCGGTTTTACCACCGGCAAGAAGGTGACCGTGACGGTAAAAAACGGGCAGCTGATCATTGATACGGAATTGCTGGTGTAA
- a CDS encoding DNA translocase FtsK: MQRQFRIGYNRAAQLIEQMETMGIVSPPGHNGNRDILILQ, translated from the coding sequence GTGCAGCGCCAATTTCGTATCGGATATAACCGCGCAGCCCAACTTATTGAACAAATGGAAACGATGGGTATTGTTAGCCCTCCAGGCCATAACGGAAACAGGGATATTTTGATTCTTCAATGA
- a CDS encoding DNA translocase FtsK: MTSVRYFRANTEPSWNDMELEQMAQAIESCLAAYFIAANVSTYSPGPVFTLFRLTLEPGVRISKITALIPELIRALAVRGIQVLDSIPGTSFAGLLITNNVRQIVSLESILNSSAFAESPSPLTLMIGVDSSGQPVAIDLNRMPHLLVVGTANSGKSLLMHAIIISLLLKSSPDDVRLILVDTNQLELAPYHDIPHLLTPVITAPEDAGRGLRWLIAEMERRYKLFQALGSRNLDAYNRQITDSESSGRPIPDPYWIPEPGREQPFLCSLPHLVFLVEDYADILACDEPNEEMIVTLTRQGHAVGIHLILTTRTPLPNVITSRIKSNIPARIALKVSTKSDSRLILDHEGAESLFGAGDLLFLSADSATPARIQGAYADAREINKTADAWRNTAKPCYIEGLFRAPAIAHLSQKMSWTHCLTRPFFSLLKTISLCFWRAAPISYRI, encoded by the coding sequence ATGACTTCGGTGCGTTACTTCAGGGCAAATACTGAGCCATCTTGGAACGATATGGAGTTGGAACAAATGGCTCAGGCAATTGAGTCCTGCCTTGCTGCGTATTTCATCGCTGCAAATGTATCAACCTATTCCCCTGGTCCCGTATTCACGCTTTTTCGTCTGACACTGGAACCTGGGGTTCGAATATCGAAAATTACAGCACTGATCCCTGAGCTCATTCGCGCTCTCGCGGTAAGGGGCATCCAGGTGCTGGATAGTATTCCAGGTACATCGTTTGCTGGGTTACTGATAACAAATAACGTAAGACAAATTGTCTCTCTTGAAAGCATTTTGAACTCCAGCGCCTTCGCTGAGTCACCATCACCGTTGACTCTGATGATTGGAGTCGATAGCTCAGGCCAGCCTGTTGCGATCGATTTAAATCGCATGCCTCATTTGTTGGTCGTGGGAACCGCAAATTCGGGTAAATCACTGCTGATGCATGCCATAATTATCAGTTTGTTGCTCAAATCATCACCAGACGATGTTCGATTAATCCTGGTCGATACCAATCAGCTTGAGTTGGCCCCATACCATGATATCCCACATTTGCTCACACCGGTGATTACCGCGCCCGAAGATGCCGGGAGAGGACTTCGCTGGCTTATCGCCGAAATGGAACGGCGTTACAAGTTATTTCAGGCGCTGGGTTCGCGAAACCTGGACGCCTATAACCGGCAAATAACTGATTCAGAGTCCTCCGGTCGACCGATTCCAGATCCCTACTGGATACCTGAGCCGGGTAGGGAACAACCTTTTCTCTGCTCTTTACCGCATCTTGTATTTCTGGTGGAAGATTACGCTGATATCTTGGCATGCGATGAGCCAAACGAAGAGATGATCGTCACACTCACCAGGCAAGGACATGCTGTCGGTATTCACCTGATTCTGACAACCAGAACACCTTTACCCAATGTCATTACCAGTCGGATCAAATCAAACATCCCGGCCCGTATTGCGCTCAAGGTTTCAACTAAATCTGATTCCCGGTTAATTTTGGATCACGAGGGTGCTGAGTCACTCTTTGGTGCAGGCGATCTTTTGTTCCTTTCTGCAGATTCGGCGACGCCAGCACGTATTCAGGGTGCTTACGCGGATGCTCGGGAAATTAATAAAACCGCTGATGCCTGGAGAAACACAGCAAAACCCTGTTACATTGAGGGATTATTCCGAGCACCAGCCATAGCACATCTGAGCCAGAAAATGAGCTGGACCCATTGTTTGACCAGGCCGTTCTTTTCGTTGCTGAAAACGATCAGCCTCTGTTTCTGGCGTGCAGCGCCAATTTCGTATCGGATATAA